A stretch of the Hypomesus transpacificus isolate Combined female chromosome 12, fHypTra1, whole genome shotgun sequence genome encodes the following:
- the LOC124474984 gene encoding piggyBac transposable element-derived protein 4-like — translation MLTTVHSSVMSATARIDHATGERKLKPACVLDYNKKMGAVDKADMVNSFVECARKTTKWYKKVFFHLVDTAVLNGHIVHRQQSGRVIPYQEYRLNLMKQLLEVHHTPRRPSTGGRPTSDNPLRLTARHFPSEVPQTATQGSRTRRKCKVCTSTSRRRKERKVTKFMCVACNVALCAAPCFEEYHTLKHY, via the exons ATGCTCACCACTGTTCATTCATCAGTGATGTCAGCCACGGCAAGGATTGATCATGCCACCGGGGAGAGGAAACTCAAGCCAGCTTGTGTTCTTGACTATAACAAGAAGATGGGGGCTGTGGACAAGGCGGACATGGTGAACAGCTTTGTCGAATGTGCCAGGAAGACTACCAAGTGGTATAAGAAAGTCTTCTTTCACTTGGTAGACACTGCTGTTCTCAATGGCCACATCGTCCACCGTCAACAGTCTG GGAGAGTCATCCCTTACCAGGAATACAGACTGAACTTGATGAAACAGCTGCTCGAGGTGCATCATACACCTCGACGCCCATCCACCGGTGGCCGTCCCACATCAGACAATCCTCTGCGGTTGACTGCCAGGCACTTTCCCTCGGAGGTCCCTCAGACTGCTACCCAAGGAAGCAGGACCAGGAGGAAGTGCAAGGTGTGCACTTCTACCTCGcgtcggagaaaggagaggaaagtgaCAAAGTTCATGTGTGTGGCATGCAACGTTGCCTTGTGTGCTGCCCCATGTTTTGAGGAgtatcacacactcaaacattatTAA